A segment of the Candidatus Yanofskybacteria bacterium genome:
GCCAAAAGAAGCACTCCGCGCATTTCACTGACCGCCATAACGGTTCGCTGGTTATTGAAAAAGAACAACTTCTCTATGCCGGCCAAAGTTGGCTTATATTCTTTTACTAGTTTTAAAATTTCTTTCTCAGCTAGGACTAGGCTATAGGAATTGTCTTTCTTTAGGTTCTTAATTATCCCGAACTTTACGGGACTGAACTTAGAGTTTTCGTAGTCTACGATGCCAAAGCCAATTCTAGTTGTGCCCGGGTCTATACCAATTATTCGCATATCGTTATGCTAGGTTGTCGGTTATATCCTCGACGTCGTCTTGGTCGCCTAGGGCTTCTAATAGTTTTTCTAGCTGTTCTTGGTGAATTGGATCTGTCATCTGAAGAGGGGGTTGGCTAAACATCCAGCCAATGCTATCTGGTGATACCATTTTTGCGTTATTGTTCGATAGAATCTTTTTATTTCAGCTATGGTTCGGTTGCGACTATCTGTGATTGCCTTTATCTTCAAGGCGACTCCTCCTGGACCCACAGCTTCTATAGAGAGTTCTTCCAGCTGGTCTAGTCCGCCGTCTTTAACTTTCTTTAT
Coding sequences within it:
- a CDS encoding crossover junction endodeoxyribonuclease RuvC, with the protein product MRIIGIDPGTTRIGFGIVDYENSKFSPVKFGIIKNLKKDNSYSLVLAEKEILKLVKEYKPTLAGIEKLFFFNNQRTVMAVSEMRGVLLLALTKAGLPIVEPTPLQVKQGLSGYGKADKTQVQKMVRMLLGIQEEIRPDDAADALAIAICVANNYTPIIK